One Owenweeksia hongkongensis DSM 17368 genomic region harbors:
- a CDS encoding response regulator, with protein METIVIAEDHKLILEGYLMLINKIGDLEVVGSASDGEEAIELIEQHRPDYLILDLHMPKVNGLDVMKHINDCFLSTKVIIISMFGDSSIHRQVVRLGAKGYILKHSDSEEFLLAIDLVRNGKSYYSPAIFEEQSKVKIIPGSTPVVPMANLTSREKEILTLIAQGYTNKEIAEKLHVSHKTIDSHRTNLMKKIGVRNITGLVKYAMANGYDV; from the coding sequence ATGGAAACTATCGTAATAGCCGAAGACCACAAATTAATTTTAGAGGGATACCTCATGCTGATTAATAAAATTGGAGACTTGGAAGTGGTAGGTTCCGCTTCGGATGGTGAAGAAGCTATTGAGCTTATTGAACAGCATCGTCCAGATTATTTAATTCTTGACCTACATATGCCCAAAGTAAATGGGCTTGATGTGATGAAACATATAAATGACTGTTTTCTCAGCACCAAGGTGATTATCATCAGTATGTTTGGTGACTCATCAATACACCGCCAGGTAGTAAGGCTTGGTGCCAAAGGTTATATTCTAAAGCATTCGGATAGTGAAGAGTTTCTTTTGGCGATTGACTTAGTAAGGAATGGAAAAAGCTATTATAGTCCGGCAATATTTGAAGAGCAGAGCAAAGTAAAAATCATTCCTGGCTCCACTCCTGTGGTTCCTATGGCCAATCTTACCTCAAGGGAAAAAGAAATACTTACACTTATTGCTCAAGGATATACGAACAAGGAAATTGCTGAAAAGCTTCATGTTAGCCACAAAACGATTGATAGCCACCGTACAAATCTTATGAAAAAAATAGGTGTTCGTAATATTACCGGCTTGGTAAAATACGCCATGGCCAATGGCTATGATGTATAA
- a CDS encoding tetratricopeptide repeat-containing sensor histidine kinase: MKTKNIHIWKFIILLLLVLPVRPAQAQKNSPLSISEIHTLTETMVNYSPDSTLALLNLASHKIDLLKDKKLASAYRADNNLRMADYWVFEDIKKAKEYLSRSHDYYKSNVNNKRLAEIFCLKAQIIKLEGKVRIEAIEEALPYFDTALTYALLQDNPKTPAFIYYEKAITLQQAERWQESLENAFLDIQYAELSGDSLSMAMSYFLMGRIYNYFGFSDYSEPYIAKAISYGDGMFLLFSVIHSYANILLENGKTEHALENYQLALKICLEKGRLDRAKVIHTSIGQVHLREGNFKLAEEAFFAINELHKVEKSEFPNSLLFSAQMHHYWGDNIATLNSLKKLTENYSSTNFYASEIDIYKGVADLYFQLNLPEKSSLFYKKWGTLKDSLQTYSSRLQLGELEKMYFNERAKNQTITRKNEELKESRSTQATMGVLFITLIVIGVWVTYFIRMKGLKENQKLKFALKTKQLEQLMEVQETERQRIARELHDGIGQSLAALKLQLQFDEAPNAQQVTMERVNALCKEVRTLSHQMMPLVLRENGLKAAIEQLLKSSFTNPEIEADMVTHNVDLRLSEKTEVHLYRITQELISNILKHANATNVGVQLLLRDDTMILIVEDNGIGYVQEDKIEGIGISNIYSRVEALSGRMRIRSSKENGTCVHIAIPYSHQSNKKTA, encoded by the coding sequence ATGAAAACAAAAAACATACATATTTGGAAGTTCATAATTCTACTGCTGCTGGTACTTCCCGTCAGGCCAGCACAAGCACAAAAGAACTCTCCACTTAGCATTTCAGAAATTCACACTTTGACAGAAACTATGGTGAATTATTCACCAGACAGTACATTGGCTCTGCTCAATTTGGCTTCCCATAAAATCGATTTGCTTAAAGATAAAAAGCTAGCATCCGCTTATCGGGCGGATAACAACTTAAGAATGGCCGATTACTGGGTTTTTGAAGACATTAAAAAGGCAAAAGAATATTTAAGTAGATCACATGATTATTATAAAAGCAACGTCAATAATAAAAGGTTAGCTGAAATATTTTGTCTAAAAGCACAAATCATAAAGCTGGAAGGGAAAGTGCGAATTGAAGCCATTGAAGAGGCTCTTCCCTACTTTGACACAGCACTGACTTATGCCCTTTTACAAGATAATCCAAAAACACCTGCATTCATATACTATGAAAAAGCCATTACACTTCAGCAAGCTGAAAGATGGCAAGAAAGTCTTGAAAATGCCTTTCTTGATATTCAATATGCTGAACTTTCTGGTGATTCGCTTTCCATGGCAATGTCTTATTTTTTGATGGGAAGAATTTATAACTATTTTGGATTTTCAGACTATTCAGAACCCTACATTGCAAAAGCAATAAGCTATGGAGATGGAATGTTTCTCCTATTCTCGGTTATTCATTCATACGCTAATATTCTTTTGGAAAATGGTAAAACTGAGCACGCATTGGAAAACTATCAATTAGCATTAAAAATTTGCCTTGAAAAAGGTCGCCTGGATCGAGCCAAAGTTATCCATACTTCCATCGGTCAGGTGCACCTTCGTGAAGGTAATTTCAAACTTGCCGAAGAAGCCTTTTTTGCAATCAATGAGCTCCACAAAGTAGAAAAATCTGAATTCCCAAACTCCCTTCTATTTTCGGCCCAAATGCACCATTACTGGGGTGATAACATAGCAACATTGAATAGTTTGAAGAAGTTGACAGAAAATTATAGCTCAACAAATTTTTATGCTTCGGAAATTGATATCTATAAAGGGGTTGCCGATTTATACTTCCAATTAAACCTTCCAGAAAAATCTTCTTTGTTTTATAAAAAATGGGGAACATTAAAAGACAGTTTGCAAACATATTCAAGCAGATTGCAGCTGGGTGAATTGGAAAAAATGTATTTTAATGAACGAGCTAAAAATCAAACAATTACCCGAAAGAACGAAGAATTAAAAGAAAGCCGTTCTACACAAGCCACCATGGGTGTCCTTTTTATTACCCTCATAGTTATTGGAGTTTGGGTAACATACTTCATAAGAATGAAGGGTTTGAAAGAAAATCAAAAACTTAAGTTTGCCTTGAAAACTAAACAACTGGAGCAACTGATGGAGGTACAGGAAACCGAGCGACAACGCATTGCTCGTGAGCTACATGATGGCATCGGACAATCATTAGCAGCTCTTAAACTACAGTTACAATTTGATGAAGCCCCCAATGCTCAGCAAGTTACTATGGAAAGGGTAAATGCCTTGTGTAAAGAAGTGCGAACTCTTTCCCATCAAATGATGCCCTTAGTTCTCAGAGAAAACGGACTCAAAGCGGCCATAGAACAGTTATTAAAAAGCTCTTTTACCAATCCCGAGATAGAAGCTGATATGGTAACCCATAATGTGGATTTACGTTTATCCGAAAAAACTGAAGTTCACTTATATCGGATTACTCAAGAGTTGATTTCCAACATATTGAAACATGCAAATGCCACAAATGTGGGTGTTCAACTTTTGCTTAGAGATGATACGATGATTTTGATTGTAGAGGATAATGGAATAGGGTATGTTCAGGAAGATAAAATTGAAGGGATAGGCATCAGTAATATATATTCCAGAGTGGAAGCTCTTTCCGGGCGAATGAGAATCCGGTCTTCTAAAGAGAACGGAACATGCGTGCATATAGCCATCCCTTACTCCCATCAGTCAAATAAAAAAACAGCTTAA
- a CDS encoding right-handed parallel beta-helix repeat-containing protein: protein MKKKLQFIKHLATLLFAVCIVNSGYSQNALHFDGVDDYVQTTFPGILGGSTPITVEAWIKNNSGGNPQIITDWGANAIGSRFTFRLQDVGGISNVLRIEISGSGMNGTINVGDSTWHHVAVVYDPNATNNYTLYVDGVMDVQGNMSTSLNIQGVSDMRIGQRMASMQPHNFDGAMEEVRVWNVARTQAQLIADSATEFCQAQAGLVAYHRFNSGTAGGINTNDTISYDESGLSNNGQLHGFALSGNFSNWVTGKLTPCVPPSCLSPVGLGATNISRATADVYWTQNNAGSTFKVEYGTSGFTLGQGIKSASTNDTISLSGLTDLTTYDVYVKEICSATDSSAWSLFSFTTTCASLSGTYTVNKNAGASATNFTSFTDLANALSICGISGPLTVNVTPGSGVYNEQVEFFAIPGASATNTVTINGNGESIIDSGSTNYAALVLNGTDHIILDSLHIMAVGTSNRMALQFTNQADSNIVRNCVIEMDGSATATTTAALSFSGSLTSTTTAGNNGNYNLIEGNEISGGYYGVRHGGLSASSYIEGNQFIDNTIRDFQVYGLYSTYTTGTVIRGNDIHRLNRMSVSTFYGSYNRNSYDLEISNNWFHHGFAQATGSASAMYGVYSTSSDASVGSECKVFNNVFSDMDNSGSSYYIYNSGSDNWWYFHNTISTGDPTIGGTGATRMFYQTGSATGVKFKNNIVYMDRGTAGANYMLYLNSSSSYEIDNNGYYMPSAGTGNFNFGYYGGNISDLTAWKAVNSSAFDQNSAEGDPFFVDPSTGDYTPTAAYFNNIGDNLQTVVATDINGAARSTTPDPGAYEFIPPPGPDMSILNIYPGGASCGTTTDIIIAVSNQGTDTVNSYNVNYSVNGVTQTPIAMVGVFASGEVDSISITGLPISGSSFTSVVVTLTSIAPGVDTDPANNSGTIDLRAGLSGTYTLDQSTAASATNFVSFSSLTQSLMNYGVCGPVTVNLVGTSTTYTEQFMLSEIPGVSASNTVTINGNGNTLQFLATSSAERATVTLNGTDWLTIDSLNITALGSSGDYGFGVMLTNNADHNTIRNCIITSADDQTSTSFGGLTISGSVASATTYGQSGNYNTIEGNTIHGGYYGITCVGESSDSTNGNIIRNNIIEDFHYYGAYIYYNRDLEFSGNNVSRAGRTTTTTLYALRFYHNGSAKIVGNKIHDGFTGNPTSTSSSYYLYVLSMEGTASNPSEIANNLVYNTESEGVTFGMYFSNLTNTTIAHNTIALEDLAYQGTATYTYCRGVFFASTMNNVDFSNNLIYYDVNGPSGNGSCLVYASTLPSSMDNNAYYVGANTPDNFGYSGGFASTFSAWQSSTSQEVSSVFSNPYFTDLANDNFTPQTTVLDGMGADLTSIISEDINGVIRTIPTDPGAIEFTGAPCTGLLGITDTVTANSATVMWEGPGQNADIIWGPVGFMQASITPDTVYVLAPDTSGTMLGMNSNSCYEYYIKLNCTSSIPGAPALMGPYTVCTDCAGGGLNGTYTVGGTPGPSNFATLDSVIDALTGCGINGPVVFNLQGGTHNAFTLGNVDGSSATNTITFNGSANYGDSIIATGQTAAIELDRTAHVSFNGIYAENSGMYVVWMHNETYGVSFDNCHLMGNPSTSSLSSVLAATASATSATTAGNSVSHLNVSNCKITGNYYGVSLYGTSSASKSSVATLINNELTNQYYYGMRTQHMDSVSIEGNSVTGLRNASGSYGMHIYYTDNVEIIGNEVYGADNHALYVTYSNYSNSTPGSYSIIANNMLQSNSGSGIYVNFPENLDIFHNSIQGGGLYGMYLTGSSSITAGVDVRNNIIENSGTGTSLYVSTTPGNTTIDYNLYNSGGNIGNGEATLASWKTANTAWNQNSIQAAPGFVSANDFHIVGTVPNDLGDNTVGITVDFDSDTRPASGSTSVDIGADEYTPLSYDVTPDMIIAPLSGNCGDSNMAVSVVLTNLGVQPVTNVGVTVNVTGANTATLSGSYSGPLASLMSDTITISGFNSYMGGNFNFEVILSYTGDQNTNNDTLQVNGIEIISVQPMVYPIYGICTNDTTGAFAAVSQSGIVHNWYQNATDVTPFATGDTVSVSPNQTLFLDRSKEVDQLVVDAPHTSSQFGNMFKIYVKNDFTFTGFSFVPASSGTVEPIAFYKQGNFVGHETTRGDWTAIDSLTITGASANAWYRINFTSPVQFTTGDTISFYLANKQGTKIRWENITSLNAVGDLFFNNADFEYYAGVTGAYFGNNMTSGGPRAVSSIMHYSSNDVCGNNRIALTMGVRNDSAVADFTSIVNANGADVDFDASASKGQVYTWDFGDGQSGSGVNTTNTYGAAGSYTVTLTVTDTICGTTDTISKTVLATVSLTELSLSGRVEVYPNPNNGKFNVNLDLVGGQDVQLALVNTVGQVVYTKDLGRVGGHVETELHIENLAPGVYYLRVMANGKSTTVKITVL, encoded by the coding sequence ATGAAAAAGAAATTACAGTTTATTAAGCATTTAGCGACACTTCTATTTGCGGTATGCATAGTTAATAGTGGCTATAGCCAAAATGCCCTTCATTTTGATGGAGTAGATGATTACGTGCAAACCACGTTTCCGGGGATATTAGGCGGTAGCACGCCAATTACAGTAGAAGCTTGGATAAAAAACAATAGTGGAGGTAATCCGCAGATCATAACAGACTGGGGTGCCAATGCAATTGGAAGCCGTTTTACATTTCGACTTCAGGATGTAGGGGGTATTAGTAATGTTCTCCGAATCGAAATTTCTGGATCCGGAATGAACGGAACTATTAACGTGGGGGATAGCACCTGGCATCATGTAGCTGTAGTGTATGATCCCAATGCCACAAATAATTATACACTTTATGTTGATGGTGTAATGGATGTACAAGGTAATATGTCTACTTCATTAAATATTCAGGGTGTATCCGATATGCGTATCGGTCAAAGAATGGCTTCTATGCAACCTCATAATTTTGATGGAGCAATGGAAGAAGTCAGGGTTTGGAATGTGGCCAGAACCCAAGCTCAGCTCATAGCTGATTCTGCTACCGAATTTTGCCAAGCACAAGCAGGGCTGGTAGCTTACCACAGGTTCAATAGTGGTACAGCTGGTGGTATCAATACAAATGATACTATATCTTATGACGAATCTGGGTTGAGTAATAATGGACAGCTTCATGGTTTTGCCCTTTCTGGGAATTTTTCTAATTGGGTAACAGGAAAGTTAACCCCCTGTGTTCCTCCATCATGCTTGAGCCCAGTCGGTCTTGGTGCAACCAATATTTCGCGCGCAACAGCGGATGTTTACTGGACTCAAAACAATGCGGGATCGACCTTTAAAGTGGAATATGGAACTTCAGGATTTACCTTGGGGCAGGGAATTAAATCAGCATCAACCAATGACACCATATCTCTAAGCGGTCTAACCGATTTGACCACGTATGATGTATATGTAAAAGAAATTTGCTCGGCTACAGATTCAAGTGCCTGGAGTTTATTTTCCTTTACTACCACATGTGCAAGCCTTTCAGGCACGTATACAGTCAATAAGAATGCTGGAGCAAGTGCTACTAATTTTACATCATTCACAGACTTAGCGAATGCGCTTTCGATATGTGGGATAAGTGGTCCACTCACCGTGAATGTAACCCCTGGTTCAGGAGTATATAATGAACAGGTAGAGTTTTTTGCTATACCCGGTGCATCTGCCACTAATACAGTTACAATTAACGGAAATGGTGAGTCTATTATAGATTCAGGTAGCACTAACTATGCAGCATTGGTACTTAACGGTACAGATCATATCATACTTGATTCATTGCATATTATGGCTGTCGGAACCTCAAACCGTATGGCACTTCAGTTTACCAATCAGGCAGACTCAAATATTGTACGCAACTGTGTTATTGAAATGGATGGAAGTGCAACAGCAACCACTACTGCTGCTTTGAGTTTTAGCGGTAGCCTTACCTCAACTACCACTGCAGGAAATAATGGTAATTATAACCTTATTGAAGGCAATGAGATCAGTGGAGGATATTATGGCGTGCGTCATGGTGGGCTTAGTGCTAGCTCCTATATAGAAGGTAACCAGTTTATCGATAATACCATCCGTGATTTTCAAGTGTACGGTCTGTATAGTACCTACACTACCGGCACTGTTATTCGTGGCAATGATATTCATCGCCTTAATAGAATGAGTGTATCTACTTTCTATGGAAGTTATAATAGAAATAGCTATGATCTGGAAATCAGCAACAACTGGTTCCATCACGGTTTTGCTCAGGCTACAGGTTCAGCAAGTGCCATGTATGGTGTGTATTCTACTTCATCTGATGCTAGCGTTGGCAGTGAGTGTAAGGTGTTTAATAACGTATTCAGTGATATGGATAATTCAGGTAGTTCATACTACATATATAACAGTGGTTCTGATAATTGGTGGTATTTTCATAATACCATATCTACTGGTGATCCAACTATAGGAGGAACTGGGGCGACTCGTATGTTCTATCAAACTGGTTCAGCTACGGGAGTAAAGTTTAAGAATAACATAGTATATATGGATAGGGGTACCGCTGGAGCAAATTATATGCTTTATCTGAACTCATCTTCGTCTTATGAGATTGATAACAACGGATATTATATGCCTTCCGCTGGAACAGGCAATTTCAACTTTGGTTATTACGGAGGTAATATATCTGACCTTACAGCTTGGAAGGCGGTGAACAGCAGTGCATTTGATCAAAATAGCGCTGAAGGAGATCCTTTCTTTGTGGATCCCTCTACGGGTGATTATACACCAACAGCTGCTTATTTTAATAATATAGGAGACAACCTCCAGACTGTGGTTGCCACAGATATTAATGGTGCGGCTCGCAGTACTACACCTGACCCCGGTGCTTATGAGTTTATTCCACCTCCCGGTCCTGATATGAGCATTCTTAATATTTACCCAGGAGGCGCTAGTTGTGGAACCACCACCGATATTATTATAGCGGTAAGCAACCAAGGAACAGATACGGTCAATTCATATAATGTAAATTATTCTGTAAATGGAGTAACTCAAACTCCAATTGCAATGGTGGGTGTGTTTGCTAGTGGTGAGGTTGATTCAATTTCAATTACAGGACTTCCTATCTCAGGGTCTTCTTTTACCTCCGTGGTTGTAACGTTGACGAGTATTGCACCCGGAGTAGATACTGACCCAGCAAACAATTCAGGAACAATTGATTTGCGCGCAGGCCTTAGCGGGACATATACATTGGATCAATCTACCGCGGCAAGTGCTACTAACTTTGTGTCATTTTCCAGTCTTACTCAGTCGCTTATGAACTATGGTGTTTGTGGGCCTGTAACGGTAAATCTTGTAGGAACAAGTACTACCTATACGGAGCAATTCATGCTATCAGAGATTCCCGGAGTGTCAGCTTCTAATACTGTGACTATCAACGGAAATGGCAATACATTACAGTTTCTTGCAACCAGCTCTGCAGAGAGAGCTACAGTTACCCTTAATGGAACAGATTGGTTAACCATCGACAGCTTGAATATTACAGCATTAGGAAGTTCTGGCGATTATGGTTTTGGAGTAATGCTAACCAACAATGCTGATCACAATACAATTCGTAATTGTATTATTACTTCTGCTGATGATCAAACAAGTACCAGTTTTGGAGGACTTACTATTTCCGGGTCAGTCGCAAGTGCTACTACCTATGGTCAAAGTGGTAATTACAACACAATTGAAGGTAACACAATTCATGGTGGTTACTATGGTATTACATGTGTTGGAGAGAGTTCAGACTCTACTAATGGAAATATCATTAGAAATAATATTATTGAAGATTTCCATTATTATGGTGCGTATATCTACTATAACCGCGATCTTGAGTTTTCGGGTAACAACGTTTCCAGAGCGGGAAGAACCACCACAACCACCCTTTACGCTTTAAGATTTTACCATAATGGGTCAGCTAAAATTGTTGGAAATAAAATACATGACGGTTTTACAGGAAACCCAACTTCTACAAGTTCTTCGTATTACCTGTATGTCCTTTCTATGGAAGGCACTGCATCCAATCCTTCTGAAATAGCTAATAACCTGGTGTACAATACGGAAAGTGAAGGGGTAACCTTTGGTATGTATTTCAGCAACTTAACAAATACTACCATAGCCCATAATACAATTGCATTAGAAGATCTAGCATACCAAGGAACTGCTACTTATACATATTGCCGTGGTGTATTTTTTGCATCAACAATGAATAATGTTGACTTTAGTAACAACTTAATTTACTATGATGTTAACGGCCCTAGCGGAAATGGTTCTTGTTTGGTATATGCTAGTACTTTGCCGAGTAGCATGGATAATAATGCCTATTACGTAGGAGCAAATACTCCTGACAATTTTGGCTACTCCGGTGGATTCGCTAGCACCTTTAGCGCTTGGCAATCAAGTACCAGCCAAGAGGTCAGTTCTGTATTTAGTAATCCTTACTTTACGGATTTAGCCAATGATAACTTTACTCCTCAAACCACGGTGCTTGACGGAATGGGAGCTGATCTTACCAGCATTATTTCTGAGGACATAAATGGTGTAATTAGAACAATACCAACTGATCCGGGAGCTATTGAATTTACAGGAGCACCTTGTACAGGTCTTTTGGGTATAACGGATACAGTTACAGCTAATTCTGCAACGGTTATGTGGGAAGGGCCTGGCCAGAATGCAGACATCATTTGGGGACCAGTAGGTTTTATGCAAGCTTCGATTACCCCAGATACGGTATATGTGTTGGCTCCTGATACCAGTGGCACCATGCTCGGTATGAACAGCAATAGCTGTTATGAATACTATATTAAGTTAAACTGTACTAGCAGCATTCCCGGAGCTCCAGCCTTGATGGGCCCTTATACGGTTTGCACTGATTGCGCAGGAGGAGGGCTTAACGGAACCTACACTGTAGGAGGCACTCCAGGGCCTAGTAACTTTGCAACCCTTGACTCGGTGATTGATGCACTCACAGGCTGTGGTATTAATGGCCCTGTTGTATTCAATTTGCAAGGAGGTACCCACAATGCTTTCACCCTTGGGAATGTAGATGGAAGCAGTGCTACTAACACCATTACCTTTAATGGTTCAGCTAACTATGGAGATAGTATAATTGCCACTGGGCAGACTGCAGCTATTGAACTTGATAGAACGGCTCACGTAAGTTTCAATGGAATTTACGCGGAGAACTCCGGCATGTATGTAGTGTGGATGCATAATGAGACGTACGGAGTTAGTTTTGACAATTGTCACTTAATGGGAAATCCATCTACTTCCTCTCTCAGTTCTGTACTTGCAGCTACGGCTTCTGCTACGAGCGCTACCACTGCCGGAAATAGCGTTTCTCACCTGAATGTGAGTAACTGTAAGATTACGGGTAACTACTATGGAGTTTCCCTTTACGGTACTTCTTCGGCTTCTAAATCATCTGTTGCGACTTTGATTAACAATGAGTTAACCAATCAGTATTACTATGGTATGAGAACCCAGCATATGGATAGTGTATCTATAGAAGGCAACTCTGTCACCGGGCTTAGAAATGCATCAGGCTCATATGGTATGCATATCTACTATACCGACAATGTTGAAATAATTGGCAATGAAGTGTATGGTGCAGACAATCATGCCTTGTACGTGACCTATTCAAACTATTCTAATTCCACCCCTGGTAGCTATAGCATAATTGCGAATAACATGCTTCAGTCAAACAGTGGATCTGGTATATATGTAAACTTCCCTGAAAATCTGGATATATTCCACAACTCTATTCAAGGAGGAGGATTATACGGTATGTACCTTACTGGTTCATCTTCAATCACCGCGGGTGTTGATGTTCGTAATAATATTATAGAGAATTCAGGAACAGGTACGTCTTTATATGTGTCAACTACCCCAGGTAATACCACCATCGATTACAACCTGTACAACTCAGGTGGTAATATCGGAAATGGCGAAGCTACACTTGCTTCATGGAAAACTGCGAATACTGCGTGGAACCAGAACTCTATTCAGGCAGCTCCTGGATTTGTATCTGCTAATGATTTTCATATTGTAGGTACTGTACCCAATGATTTGGGAGACAATACAGTTGGTATTACCGTAGATTTTGATAGCGATACAAGACCAGCATCAGGTTCTACTAGTGTGGATATTGGTGCTGATGAATACACCCCATTGAGTTATGATGTGACTCCGGATATGATTATTGCTCCACTTAGTGGAAACTGTGGTGATAGCAATATGGCAGTGAGCGTAGTGCTTACTAATCTTGGTGTACAACCGGTAACAAATGTTGGCGTTACTGTGAATGTTACTGGAGCCAATACAGCTACACTTTCAGGATCTTATAGTGGTCCGTTAGCATCACTAATGAGTGATACGATAACTATCTCTGGCTTTAATTCCTATATGGGAGGTAACTTCAACTTTGAAGTAATACTTTCTTATACCGGAGATCAGAATACTAATAACGATACCCTACAAGTTAACGGTATTGAAATCATTTCGGTTCAACCTATGGTTTACCCAATTTATGGTATTTGTACCAATGACACAACTGGTGCCTTTGCTGCTGTTTCACAAAGCGGAATTGTTCATAATTGGTATCAGAATGCTACTGATGTAACACCATTTGCTACTGGTGATACGGTAAGTGTTTCACCTAACCAAACATTGTTTTTAGATCGTTCCAAAGAAGTGGATCAATTAGTGGTGGATGCTCCGCACACCAGTTCACAATTTGGAAATATGTTTAAGATATATGTTAAAAATGATTTCACTTTTACAGGTTTCTCATTTGTGCCAGCTAGCAGTGGAACCGTTGAGCCTATTGCTTTTTACAAACAAGGAAACTTTGTAGGCCACGAAACTACCCGTGGAGACTGGACAGCTATTGATTCGCTTACAATAACGGGAGCATCGGCTAATGCTTGGTATCGTATTAACTTCACCTCTCCGGTTCAATTTACAACAGGAGACACGATTTCCTTTTACTTAGCCAACAAGCAAGGAACCAAAATCAGATGGGAGAATATTACATCATTAAATGCGGTGGGAGACTTATTCTTCAACAATGCCGATTTTGAATATTATGCAGGTGTAACCGGAGCTTATTTTGGCAACAATATGACTTCGGGAGGTCCTAGAGCGGTAAGCTCTATTATGCATTACTCAAGTAATGATGTTTGTGGCAACAACCGTATTGCTCTAACCATGGGCGTGCGTAATGATTCAGCTGTAGCTGATTTTACATCTATTGTAAATGCCAATGGTGCTGATGTTGACTTTGATGCTTCAGCTTCAAAAGGGCAAGTATACACCTGGGATTTTGGAGATGGACAATCAGGATCTGGTGTAAATACTACAAATACTTATGGAGCCGCAGGTAGTTATACTGTTACCCTTACTGTTACAGATACTATTTGCGGAACTACCGATACCATTTCAAAAACGGTATTGGCTACCGTGAGCCTAACGGAGCTTTCGCTAAGCGGAAGGGTAGAAGTGTATCCAAATCCAAACAATGGTAAGTTTAATGTAAACCTTGATTTGGTAGGTGGACAAGACGTACAGTTAGCACTTGTAAACACCGTTGGACAAGTGGTTTATACCAAAGATTTAGGTCGCGTAGGTGGCCATGTAGAAACCGAATTGCACATTGAGAACCTTGCACCGGGAGTTTATTACCTACGTGTAATGGCCAATGGAAAATCAACAACTGTAAAGATTACAGTTCTATAA
- a CDS encoding response regulator: protein MNTIILAEDHNLIIEGYRMLIDDIDDLEIVATAFDGQQAIDEIEKHQPNYLILDLHMPVVNGLDVLRHVSEYFPKTKVIVISMFGDPSMHQAVVRLGAKGYLLKNSDREEFLLAMSLVMNGKSYYSPAIFEEHTKCQTLPGSSQIIPLVSLSAREEEILILIAQGYTNKEIGSQLILSHKTIDSHRSNLMKKINVHNVTGLVKYAIANGYEV, encoded by the coding sequence ATGAACACAATAATACTTGCCGAGGACCACAACCTAATCATTGAGGGATATCGCATGCTGATTGATGATATTGACGATCTTGAAATTGTGGCAACTGCTTTTGATGGGCAACAGGCAATCGATGAAATAGAAAAACACCAGCCCAACTATCTGATTTTGGATTTGCACATGCCTGTGGTTAATGGCCTGGATGTTCTAAGGCATGTTTCAGAGTATTTTCCAAAGACCAAAGTAATTGTAATAAGTATGTTTGGTGACCCTTCGATGCACCAAGCTGTGGTGCGCCTTGGTGCAAAAGGTTATCTCTTAAAGAACTCTGATCGTGAAGAATTTCTTCTTGCAATGAGCTTGGTAATGAATGGTAAAAGCTATTACAGCCCCGCCATATTTGAAGAACATACTAAGTGCCAAACTTTGCCTGGTTCTTCACAAATAATCCCCTTGGTAAGCCTTTCGGCTAGAGAAGAGGAAATACTTATTCTAATTGCTCAAGGATACACCAACAAGGAAATTGGGAGCCAGCTTATTTTAAGTCATAAAACTATTGACTCACATCGCTCCAACCTCATGAAAAAAATAAATGTGCATAACGTGACTGGTTTGGTAAAATATGCCATTGCAAATGGCTACGAGGTATAG